In the Streptomyces formicae genome, one interval contains:
- a CDS encoding RrF2 family transcriptional regulator, with protein sequence MKLSGGVEWALHCCVVLTAASEPVPAARLAQLHEVSPSYLAKQMQALSRAGLVRSVQGKTGGYVLTKKAEDITLLDVVQAVDGKNPAFVCTEIRQRGPFATPPEQCAKQCPIARAMGAAEAAWRASLAAVTIADLVASVESDSGPDTLPGIGSWLTEEPRALRPAPGTS encoded by the coding sequence ATGAAGCTGTCGGGTGGCGTGGAATGGGCGCTGCACTGCTGCGTGGTCCTGACCGCGGCGAGCGAACCGGTGCCCGCCGCCCGGCTCGCGCAGCTGCACGAGGTGTCGCCGAGCTATCTGGCCAAGCAGATGCAGGCCCTGTCCCGGGCGGGCCTGGTGCGCTCCGTTCAGGGCAAGACGGGCGGGTATGTCCTGACGAAGAAGGCCGAGGACATCACGCTGCTCGACGTGGTGCAGGCCGTCGACGGAAAGAATCCAGCCTTTGTCTGCACGGAGATTCGTCAGCGCGGCCCGTTCGCGACGCCTCCGGAGCAGTGCGCGAAACAGTGCCCCATCGCCCGTGCGATGGGGGCCGCGGAGGCCGCGTGGCGGGCATCGCTCGCCGCGGTCACCATCGCCGACCTCGTCGCGTCCGTGGAGAGCGACAGCGGTCCCGACACGCTCCCGGGCATCGGATCCTGGCTCACCGAGGAGCCGCGCGCTCTCCGACCGGCGCCAGGCACCTCCTGA
- a CDS encoding polysaccharide deacetylase family protein, giving the protein MARHSGGRGWYGKVIGAAVGVTMLATGASVWTAQAGDADDASPEATAPAAPGGDVKPVSPTIAHASEGGKRAVNITIDDGPDPKWTPQILDLLREYDVKATFCMVGTQAQAHPDMVKKVVAAGHRLCDHTVSHNTGMDKDSDAYQSQQILDAERMITKASGGVRPMYYRAPGGAFTPYSRKLAASRGMRPLGWNVDTKDFERPGADAIVATVERELPNGPTLLFHDAGGDRTQTVEALRRLLPRLKEQGHTFGFPVR; this is encoded by the coding sequence ATGGCACGGCACAGCGGTGGGCGGGGCTGGTACGGCAAAGTGATCGGGGCGGCGGTCGGAGTGACCATGCTCGCCACCGGTGCGTCGGTATGGACCGCGCAGGCCGGTGACGCTGACGACGCGTCACCCGAGGCCACCGCGCCCGCCGCGCCCGGCGGTGACGTCAAGCCCGTCTCGCCGACCATCGCGCACGCTTCGGAAGGGGGCAAGCGCGCCGTCAACATCACCATCGACGACGGCCCCGACCCCAAGTGGACCCCTCAGATACTCGACCTGCTGCGCGAGTACGACGTGAAGGCCACGTTCTGCATGGTGGGGACGCAGGCGCAGGCGCACCCGGACATGGTGAAGAAGGTCGTCGCGGCAGGGCACCGGCTCTGCGACCACACCGTGTCGCACAACACCGGCATGGACAAGGACTCCGATGCCTACCAGTCGCAGCAGATACTCGACGCCGAGCGCATGATCACGAAGGCGTCCGGAGGCGTGCGGCCGATGTACTACCGCGCGCCCGGTGGCGCCTTCACCCCTTACAGCCGCAAGCTCGCCGCCTCCCGGGGCATGCGCCCGCTGGGCTGGAACGTGGACACCAAGGACTTCGAGCGCCCGGGGGCGGACGCCATCGTCGCCACCGTCGAGCGGGAACTGCCCAACGGCCCGACGCTCCTCTTCCACGACGCGGGCGGCGACCGCACCCAGACCGTCGAGGCCCTGCGCCGCCTGCTGCCCCGGCTCAAGGAGCAGGGCCACACCTTCGGCTTCCCGGTGCGCTGA
- a CDS encoding class II 3-deoxy-7-phosphoheptulonate synthase, whose protein sequence is MEKSTAAQTWRGLPAAQQPDWPDRDVLRRVTDDLATAPPLVQAAECDRLRSRLSEAARGEAFVLQGGDCAEVLGGATADSIQGKLKTLLQMAAILTHGASVPVVKIGRMAGQYAKPRSSPTETREGVTLPSYFGDAVNDRAFTAAARRPDPARLRAVYDASAATLNLVRAFAGGGFADLHRVHAWNQGFLTDSPAAGRYERLATEIDRTMAFMRACGVDPRQLHITEFFTSHEGLLLDYESALTREDEATGRSYATSAHLLWIGERTRDPDGAHVEYFSRVANPVAIKLGPSTTADDLLAYVDRIDPQRLPGRLSFVTRMGRDRVRDVLPVLMEKAAANGIRACWITDPMHGNTFTADGGYKTRRFDDVIDEVKGFFEVHKALGVQPGGIHVELTGEDVTECLGGGHDIGVGDLARSYDSACDPRLNHSQSLDLAFLVAEMLQDGRRALHDPALTRTRP, encoded by the coding sequence ATGGAGAAGTCGACCGCGGCGCAGACCTGGCGCGGCCTGCCCGCCGCTCAGCAGCCGGACTGGCCCGACCGCGACGTGCTGCGCCGCGTCACCGACGACCTGGCCACCGCTCCCCCGCTCGTGCAGGCCGCCGAATGCGACCGGCTGCGCTCGCGGCTGTCCGAGGCCGCCCGCGGGGAGGCGTTCGTCCTGCAGGGCGGTGACTGCGCGGAGGTCCTGGGCGGCGCCACCGCCGATTCCATCCAGGGCAAGCTGAAGACGCTGCTGCAGATGGCGGCGATCCTCACCCACGGGGCCTCGGTTCCCGTGGTCAAGATCGGCCGGATGGCCGGTCAGTACGCCAAGCCCCGTTCCAGCCCCACCGAGACGCGGGAGGGCGTGACCCTGCCCTCCTACTTCGGTGACGCCGTCAACGACCGCGCCTTCACCGCCGCCGCGCGCCGACCCGACCCCGCGCGGCTGCGCGCCGTGTACGACGCCTCGGCCGCGACCCTCAACCTGGTCCGCGCCTTCGCGGGCGGGGGCTTCGCCGACCTGCACCGCGTACACGCCTGGAACCAGGGCTTCCTGACGGACTCGCCCGCCGCGGGCCGCTACGAGCGCCTCGCCACCGAGATCGACCGGACGATGGCCTTCATGCGTGCCTGCGGGGTGGATCCGCGCCAACTGCACATCACCGAGTTCTTCACCAGCCACGAAGGGCTGCTCCTGGACTACGAGTCGGCGCTCACGCGCGAGGACGAGGCCACCGGCAGGTCGTACGCCACCAGTGCCCACCTCCTCTGGATCGGTGAGCGCACCCGTGACCCGGACGGCGCGCACGTGGAGTACTTCTCGCGCGTCGCCAACCCGGTCGCGATCAAGCTGGGCCCCTCCACCACCGCGGACGACCTGCTCGCCTACGTCGACCGGATCGATCCCCAACGCCTGCCGGGACGCCTGTCCTTCGTGACGCGGATGGGGCGTGACCGCGTCAGGGACGTGCTGCCCGTGCTGATGGAGAAGGCCGCGGCCAACGGCATCCGGGCCTGCTGGATCACCGACCCCATGCACGGCAACACGTTCACCGCGGACGGGGGTTACAAGACCCGCCGCTTCGACGACGTCATCGACGAGGTCAAGGGCTTCTTCGAGGTGCACAAGGCACTGGGTGTCCAGCCTGGTGGCATACATGTCGAACTTACGGGCGAGGACGTCACCGAGTGCCTGGGCGGCGGGCACGACATCGGCGTCGGCGACCTCGCACGCAGCTACGACTCGGCCTGCGACCCGCGCCTCAACCACAGCCAGTCCCTGGACCTGGCGTTCCTGGTCGCCGAGATGCTCCAGGACGGCCGAAGGGCCCTCCACGACCCGGCGCTCACCCGGACACGCCCGTAG
- a CDS encoding sulfotransferase: MTLRSLTFVIGTGRSGSTALSRILSTHPDVLSLNEYMASVGDAAFPEGRLSGAEFWWTLFRPTPYFANMIRSGLLMPEFLYTRRPGRYTARTTGIPALSLMVLPHLTDDPDGLLDELRASVTDWPDRSAAEHHEALFAWLGARFGRTAVVERSGYSTGWAPGLRETFPYAKFVHLHRDGPDCALSMSRHVGYRTITLIREIRERTGVADFAELTAEHVRALPPELAPLLAGSFDPALVRDREFPLHRFGALWSELVADGVRFIDALPVGQGATLAYEELLDAPREELTRLAAFIGVEPLPRWLDDACAQLDGSRRGSAAKELTAAEFDGLKESCAPGTRALSAR; this comes from the coding sequence GTGACCTTGCGCAGCCTGACCTTCGTCATCGGCACGGGCCGCAGCGGCTCCACCGCGCTGTCCCGCATCCTCAGCACCCACCCCGACGTGCTGAGCCTCAACGAGTACATGGCCTCGGTCGGCGACGCGGCCTTCCCCGAAGGCCGGTTGTCGGGCGCGGAGTTCTGGTGGACCCTCTTCCGGCCGACCCCGTACTTCGCGAACATGATCCGCAGCGGGCTGCTGATGCCGGAGTTCCTCTACACCCGGCGCCCGGGACGGTACACGGCGCGGACCACGGGCATTCCCGCGCTCTCCCTCATGGTGCTCCCCCACCTCACCGACGACCCCGACGGGCTGCTCGACGAACTCCGCGCCTCGGTCACCGACTGGCCCGACCGCTCCGCCGCCGAGCATCACGAAGCGCTCTTCGCCTGGCTCGGCGCGCGGTTCGGCCGCACCGCCGTCGTGGAGCGCTCCGGGTACTCGACGGGCTGGGCTCCGGGGCTGCGGGAGACCTTCCCGTACGCGAAGTTCGTGCATCTGCACCGGGACGGCCCCGACTGCGCGCTCTCCATGAGCCGCCACGTCGGGTACCGCACGATCACACTGATCCGGGAGATCAGGGAGCGGACGGGTGTCGCGGACTTCGCCGAGCTGACGGCCGAACACGTGCGCGCCCTGCCGCCGGAGCTGGCTCCGCTGCTCGCCGGGAGCTTCGACCCCGCGCTCGTACGGGACCGGGAGTTCCCGCTGCACAGGTTCGGTGCCCTGTGGTCCGAACTCGTCGCCGACGGCGTCCGGTTCATCGACGCCCTGCCTGTCGGTCAGGGCGCCACACTCGCCTACGAGGAACTGCTCGACGCACCCCGCGAGGAACTCACCCGACTCGCCGCCTTCATCGGGGTCGAGCCCCTCCCCCGGTGGCTGGACGACGCCTGCGCCCAGCTCGACGGCAGCCGCAGGGGCTCCGCCGCGAAGGAGCTGACGGCCGCCGAGTTCGACGGGCTCAAGGAGAGCTGCGCACCGGGCACACGTGCGTTGTCGGCGCGGTAG
- a CDS encoding ABC-F family ATP-binding cassette domain-containing protein yields the protein MSDAAIVCSNLSFAWPDDTPVFHDLSFTVPTGRTGLVAPNGSGKSTLLKLIAGELTPATGSLSVGGTLAHLPQSLPLTGGLTVAEVLGIAEVIRALDAVESGDVGEEHFATIGDDWDIEERTRAQLDRLGLAGLALDRGLSTLSGGQVVSLGLAAQLLKRPDVLLLDEPTNNLDLAARHQLYDVLADFTGCLLLVSHDRALLDRMERIAELGSDELRLYGGDFTAYEEAVRAEQEVAEKNIRNAEQELKREKREMQQARERAERRQSNAARNLKSAGLPRIFAGNMKRGAQESAGRSGQLHASRVSEAKARLDEAGRALREEQRITLDLPDTLVPAGRNLFIGSGLQVHHAGRAVFADGGVDLSVRGPERIALTGPNGAGKTTLLRLVTGELTPDGGEIKRSEGRIAYLSQRLDLLDLERTVAENFAAFAPERPEAERMNLLARFLFRGARAHLPVRVLSGGERLRATLACVLCAEPAPQLLLLDEPTNNLDLVSAGQLESALDSYRGAFMVISHDEKFLAEIGVNRWLRLTDGALEETGAPEV from the coding sequence ATGTCCGACGCCGCCATCGTGTGCTCGAACCTCTCCTTCGCCTGGCCCGACGACACGCCGGTCTTCCACGACCTGTCGTTCACCGTGCCCACCGGCCGTACCGGCCTCGTCGCTCCCAACGGCTCCGGCAAGAGCACCCTGCTCAAGCTGATCGCCGGTGAACTGACGCCCGCCACCGGCTCGTTGTCGGTCGGCGGCACGCTCGCCCATCTCCCGCAGAGCCTCCCCCTGACCGGCGGCCTCACGGTCGCCGAGGTGCTCGGCATCGCCGAGGTGATCCGCGCGCTCGACGCCGTCGAGTCCGGTGACGTGGGCGAGGAGCACTTCGCCACCATCGGCGACGACTGGGACATCGAGGAGCGCACCCGCGCCCAGCTCGACCGGCTCGGCCTGGCCGGACTCGCCCTCGACCGGGGCCTGAGCACGCTCAGCGGCGGTCAGGTCGTCTCCCTCGGCCTCGCCGCCCAGTTGCTCAAGCGCCCCGACGTACTGCTGCTCGACGAGCCGACCAACAACCTCGACCTGGCGGCCAGGCACCAGCTCTACGACGTCCTCGCGGACTTCACCGGCTGTCTGCTCCTGGTCAGCCACGACCGCGCGCTGCTCGACCGCATGGAACGCATCGCCGAACTCGGCAGCGACGAACTGCGCCTGTACGGGGGCGACTTCACCGCGTACGAGGAAGCCGTGCGGGCCGAGCAGGAGGTCGCCGAGAAGAATATCCGCAACGCCGAGCAGGAGCTGAAGCGCGAGAAGCGCGAGATGCAGCAGGCCCGCGAACGCGCCGAGCGTCGGCAGAGCAACGCCGCCCGCAACCTCAAGAGCGCCGGTCTGCCCCGCATCTTCGCGGGCAACATGAAGCGCGGCGCGCAGGAGTCGGCGGGCCGGTCGGGGCAGTTGCACGCGAGCCGGGTGAGCGAGGCCAAGGCCCGGCTCGACGAGGCAGGACGCGCGCTGCGCGAGGAGCAGCGCATCACCCTCGACCTGCCCGACACGCTCGTGCCCGCGGGACGCAATCTGTTCATCGGCTCGGGGTTGCAGGTCCACCACGCGGGACGTGCCGTGTTCGCCGACGGCGGCGTGGACCTCAGCGTACGCGGCCCCGAGCGCATCGCACTGACCGGACCCAACGGCGCAGGAAAGACGACCCTGTTGCGCCTGGTCACCGGCGAACTCACCCCGGACGGCGGGGAGATCAAGCGGAGCGAGGGCCGGATCGCATATCTCTCGCAGCGCCTCGACCTGCTCGACCTGGAGCGCACCGTGGCGGAGAACTTCGCCGCGTTCGCCCCCGAGCGGCCCGAGGCGGAGCGGATGAACCTGCTGGCGCGCTTCCTCTTCCGGGGCGCGCGAGCACACCTTCCCGTACGTGTGCTCTCCGGCGGCGAGCGGCTGCGCGCCACCCTGGCCTGCGTCCTGTGTGCCGAACCCGCCCCGCAGCTGCTCCTGCTCGACGAGCCGACCAACAACCTCGATCTGGTCAGCGCGGGCCAGTTGGAGAGTGCCCTCGACTCCTACCGGGGCGCCTTCATGGTGATCAGCCACGACGAGAAGTTCCTCGCCGAGATCGGCGTGAACCGGTGGCTGCGCCTCACCGACGGAGCACTCGAGGAGACCGGGGCCCCGGAGGTGTGA
- a CDS encoding ABC-F family ATP-binding cassette domain-containing protein: MPRPALLAHDIVHGFGGRRVLDGVSLTASPGHRIGLIGENGVGKSTLLRVIAGADEPDAGSVTRPGDLGFLHQEMPFDAASTISVVLDEALREAREDLAELERLGTELARVPEDDPGHRALLDAYGKRLEQAQDRESWDADRRAALVLDGLGIGSLGHDRTLGSLSGGQRGRLALAALLVRRPSALVLDEPTNHLDDSAAAFLEEQLRGLPGTVVAASHDRAFLDAVCTDLIDLDPAVAGPVRHGGDYSSYLAEKHAERERWERRYADEQQELDELRRSAGVTARRVAPDRGPRDSEKMGYGHRAGRVQSQISRRVRNATRRLDELERAQVAEPPRPLRFAAAALTAAAEVDQEKAEGTRPLASLRNVRVPGRLSMAALEVSATDRLLVTGGNGAGKSTLLAVLAGHLAAEGEVRRRRHLTVGLLTQDTVFERAERTARDTYELSLGAGPADEVPLASLGLLHAADLDKPVGQLSVGQRRRLALALLMARPPQLLLLDEPTNHLSPRLCDELEDALGTGPGAIVLASHDRWLRQRWQGREVRLRASRMSTMRNTFVERE, from the coding sequence ATGCCCCGACCCGCCCTGCTCGCCCACGACATCGTCCACGGCTTCGGCGGCCGACGCGTACTCGACGGTGTTTCCCTGACCGCGTCCCCCGGCCACCGCATCGGCCTGATCGGCGAGAACGGCGTCGGCAAGTCCACCCTCCTCAGGGTGATCGCGGGCGCCGACGAACCCGACGCGGGCAGCGTCACCCGCCCGGGCGACCTCGGCTTCCTCCATCAGGAGATGCCGTTCGACGCCGCGTCGACCATCTCCGTCGTACTGGACGAGGCGCTGCGCGAGGCCCGTGAGGACCTCGCCGAGTTGGAGCGGCTCGGCACGGAGCTCGCGCGGGTCCCCGAGGACGACCCCGGCCACCGGGCGCTCCTCGACGCCTACGGCAAGCGCCTGGAGCAGGCACAGGACCGCGAGTCCTGGGACGCCGACCGGCGCGCGGCCCTCGTCCTCGACGGCCTCGGTATCGGCTCGCTCGGGCACGACCGCACGCTCGGCTCGCTCTCCGGCGGGCAGCGCGGCAGGCTCGCCCTGGCCGCGCTGCTTGTCCGACGCCCCTCGGCGCTGGTCCTCGACGAGCCGACCAACCACCTCGACGACAGCGCCGCCGCCTTCCTGGAGGAGCAGCTCCGCGGCCTGCCGGGCACCGTGGTGGCCGCCAGCCACGACCGGGCGTTCCTCGACGCCGTCTGCACCGACCTCATCGACCTCGACCCGGCCGTGGCAGGACCGGTCCGCCACGGCGGCGACTACAGCTCCTACCTCGCCGAGAAACATGCCGAGCGGGAGCGCTGGGAGCGGCGGTACGCCGATGAGCAGCAGGAGCTCGACGAGCTGCGCCGCTCGGCAGGTGTGACCGCGCGCCGGGTCGCGCCTGACCGGGGGCCGCGCGACAGCGAGAAGATGGGGTACGGCCATCGGGCGGGCCGGGTGCAGAGCCAGATCTCCCGCCGGGTCCGCAACGCCACGCGCCGCCTCGACGAGCTGGAGCGCGCCCAAGTCGCCGAGCCCCCGCGCCCGTTGCGGTTCGCGGCCGCGGCGCTCACCGCGGCGGCGGAGGTGGACCAGGAGAAGGCGGAAGGTACGCGGCCCCTGGCATCGCTGCGGAACGTGCGCGTGCCGGGTCGGCTCTCGATGGCCGCCCTGGAGGTGTCGGCGACCGACCGGCTGCTGGTCACCGGCGGCAACGGCGCGGGCAAGTCGACGCTGCTCGCCGTGCTCGCCGGACACCTCGCGGCCGAGGGCGAGGTGCGTCGGCGGCGCCACCTCACGGTGGGGTTGCTCACCCAGGACACCGTGTTCGAGAGGGCCGAGCGCACGGCCCGAGACACCTATGAGCTGTCCCTGGGAGCGGGACCGGCCGATGAGGTGCCGCTCGCCTCGCTCGGTCTGCTGCACGCGGCGGACCTGGACAAACCCGTCGGTCAACTCTCCGTCGGGCAGCGCCGACGGCTCGCGCTGGCCCTGCTCATGGCCCGTCCGCCGCAGTTGCTGCTGCTCGACGAGCCCACGAACCATCTCTCTCCACGCCTGTGTGACGAACTGGAGGACGCCCTGGGGACAGGACCCGGCGCCATCGTCCTCGCGAGCCACGACCGTTGGCTCCGGCAACGGTGGCAGGGGCGCGAAGTCCGGCTCCGGGCCTCCCGCATGAGTACCATGCGCAACACATTCGTAGAGAGGGAGTGA
- a CDS encoding SDR family oxidoreductase, producing MKTTVIGGTGLIGSQLVAKLRDAGHEVVAASLSSGLDLLTGTGLDEALDGAHTVVNVSNSPTFDERSLAFFRTTVDNLLAAGERAGVRHQVALSIVGVDQVPGLDYYRAKVLQEDLLRGGPTPYSIVRATQFFEFMDSVISMTADDEAVRLPATPVQPIASAEVVAALADVAAAPPLNGILDVAGPDTFTLDELGRLTLAARKDERPVITDAGAGMFAAVPGSVLTAGPDARIAPTHYEDWLATSLNS from the coding sequence ATGAAGACCACCGTCATCGGCGGCACCGGACTCATCGGCTCCCAGCTCGTCGCCAAGCTCAGGGACGCGGGCCACGAGGTCGTCGCCGCGTCGCTGTCGTCGGGCCTCGACCTGCTCACCGGCACCGGCCTCGACGAGGCACTCGACGGCGCCCACACGGTCGTCAACGTGAGCAACTCCCCCACCTTCGACGAGCGGTCCCTCGCGTTCTTCCGCACCACCGTCGACAACCTGCTCGCCGCGGGCGAGCGGGCAGGGGTACGCCACCAGGTCGCCCTGTCGATCGTCGGCGTCGACCAGGTGCCCGGCCTGGACTACTACCGCGCGAAGGTGCTCCAGGAAGACCTGCTGCGCGGCGGCCCCACGCCGTACTCGATCGTGCGCGCCACCCAGTTCTTCGAGTTCATGGACTCCGTCATCTCCATGACCGCCGACGACGAGGCCGTCCGCCTGCCCGCGACGCCCGTCCAGCCGATCGCGAGCGCCGAGGTCGTCGCCGCCCTCGCCGACGTCGCCGCCGCGCCTCCCCTGAACGGGATCCTCGACGTCGCGGGCCCGGACACCTTCACCCTCGACGAGCTCGGCCGCCTGACCCTGGCCGCCCGCAAGGACGAAAGGCCCGTCATCACGGACGCCGGGGCCGGGATGTTCGCCGCCGTCCCCGGCTCCGTCCTGACCGCGGGCCCCGACGCCCGGATCGCCCCCACCCACTACGAGGACTGGCTCGCCACCTCCCTCAACAGCTGA